A DNA window from Arachis duranensis cultivar V14167 chromosome 3, aradu.V14167.gnm2.J7QH, whole genome shotgun sequence contains the following coding sequences:
- the LOC107480993 gene encoding auxin-responsive protein IAA8, producing the protein MAPPLLVTKEEGLSNASTVASASSPQSLDCFSQNGGVSLKERNYLGLSDCSSVDSSAAPGMSDEKKDNLNLKATELRLGLPGSQSPERGPDIFSLSSTKLDEKPLFPLLPLPTKDPCSSTQKTVVSGNKRGFADAMDGFPEGKFTGTAAINVMLSPRPAGLQPTAKKEIQSKVLQGETGAVSGTGGAVGGSSPASKAQVVGWPPIRSFRKNSLATTSKNNDEVDGKPSPAVLFVKVSMDGAPYLRKVDLRNYTTYQELSSALEKMFSCFILGQCGSHGAPGREMMSESKLKDLLHGSEYVLTYEDKDGDWMLVGDVPWEMFIDTCKRLKIMKGSDAIGLAPRAVEKSRSRS; encoded by the exons ATGGCTCCGCCCCTGCTGGTTACCAAGGAGGAAGGGCTGAGCAACGCTTCAACTGTAGCCTCTGCATCTTCGCCACAATCCTTGGACTGCTTCTCCCAAAATGGAGGGGTTTCCTTGAAAGAACGCAACTACTTGGGTTTGTCCGATTGCTCATCAGTAGACAGTTCAGCTGCGCCTGGCATGTCTGATGAGAAAAAGGACAATCTGAATTTGAAGGCCACCGAGTTGAGGCTCGGCCTTCCTGGATCCCAATCTCCTGAAAGGGGTCCAGACATCTTCTCATTGAGCTCAACAAAGCTTGATGAGAAACCACTGTTCCCGTTGCTCCCGCTCCCTACGAAAGATCCGTGCTCATCAACTCAAAAGACTGTAGTTTCGGGAAACAAAAGGGGGTTTGCTGATGCAATGGATGGATTCCCCGAG GGAAAGTTTACTGGTACTGCTGCAATAAATGTGATGCTATCACCAAGACCTGCTGGACTGCAACCAACTGCAAAGAAGGAAATACAAAGCAAGGTATTACAAGGAGAGACCGGCGCAGTCAGTGGAACAGGAGGTGCTGTCGGCGGCAGTTCACCGGCTTCTAA GGCACAGGTTGTTGGTTGGCCTCCTATTAGATCATTTAGGAAAAACTCGTTGGCTACCACTTCAAAGAACAATGATGAAGTAGATGGAAAACCAAGCCCGGCGGTGCTCTTCGTGAAGGTGAGCATGGATGGTGCTCCATATCTGAGGAAGGTTGATCTGAGGAATTATACGACATACCAGGAATTGTCTTCTGCCCTTGAGAAGATGTTCAGCTGTTTTATCTTAG GTCAGTGTGGTTCGCATGGGGCTCCAGGAAGAGAAATGATGAGTGAGAGCAAGCTGAAGGATCTCCTGCATGGTTCAGAATATGTACTTACTTATGAAGACAAAGATGGCGACTGGATGCTCGTAGGAGATGTGCCTTGGGA GATGTTCATTGACACATGCAAGAGGCTGAAAATCATGAAGGGTTCTGATGCCATTGGCTTAG CTCCCAGGGCTGTGGAAAAATCCAGGAGCAGGAGCTAG